One Acinetobacter pullicarnis genomic region harbors:
- a CDS encoding MerR family transcriptional regulator translates to MKIGEVAQQVGCSVETIRFYEKEGLLQKALRNTENNYRDYQQQHLERLRFIRRCRSLGMTHDEVRVLLAAKQNQDDCHSVNELVEVHLQHVQQRIQELHLLEQELELLKAQCQDSRSVASCGILRELERVAPIAEGNDSIHSQQVCRTKHTE, encoded by the coding sequence ATGAAAATTGGTGAAGTTGCACAACAAGTCGGCTGTAGCGTTGAAACCATTCGCTTTTATGAAAAAGAAGGTCTGCTGCAAAAAGCCTTACGCAATACAGAAAATAATTATCGCGACTATCAACAGCAGCATTTAGAGCGTTTGCGCTTTATTCGTCGTTGCCGATCTCTGGGTATGACCCACGATGAGGTTCGCGTTTTGTTAGCAGCAAAGCAAAATCAAGATGATTGCCATAGCGTCAATGAGCTGGTTGAAGTGCATTTGCAACATGTACAGCAACGTATTCAAGAATTACATTTGCTTGAACAAGAGTTAGAACTGTTAAAAGCCCAATGCCAAGACTCTCGATCCGTCGCATCCTGTGGTATTTTGCGTGAATTAGAACGTGTCGCCCCCATCGCTGAAGGCAATGACAGCATTCATAGTCAACAGGTTTGCCGCACCAAACACACTGAATGA
- a CDS encoding MFS transporter, producing MSESNAAAAYIEYGTRPFRAILLSLFLAGFAVFSSLYCVQPMMPFLAKFFQVSPAQSSLPLSFSTIALALGLIFAGLISDRYGRKSIMAISLFSTATLLLISSLFPVWEVFLLTRMLIGLAVSGVASVAMTYIGEEIAEKDVGFAMGLYISGTAIGGMSGRLIAGVLMDFISWQAATFVIGCINVLIALVFYWALPASKHFKPYPIGLGRLVTSFRKNLADAKLRLLFAQGFILMGCFVSVFNYISYHLLEQPYALSQTWIGLISIAYLSGIYSSPRAASWSRKYGREKVLPAMLLTMLIGMWIMLIPSVWGILLGLLIFTFAFFAAHSTASSWVSVQSLQYRAVGSSLYLFCYYLGSSVLGSSSGLTWEYSGWQGVGIEVSLLLLLGIFLAMKMKSPIESKA from the coding sequence ATGTCTGAATCCAACGCCGCCGCAGCGTATATAGAATATGGTACTCGCCCATTTCGTGCGATTTTACTCTCCTTATTCCTTGCCGGTTTTGCAGTTTTTTCCTCGTTGTATTGTGTGCAACCGATGATGCCCTTTTTGGCAAAGTTCTTTCAGGTGAGCCCGGCACAGAGTAGCTTACCGCTTTCTTTTTCAACCATTGCTTTGGCATTGGGGCTGATTTTTGCTGGGTTGATTTCAGACCGTTATGGCCGAAAATCGATTATGGCGATCTCGCTATTCTCTACCGCAACTTTATTATTAATCAGCTCACTTTTTCCGGTTTGGGAAGTTTTTCTGTTGACCCGAATGCTGATTGGTTTGGCGGTCAGTGGCGTGGCATCGGTGGCGATGACTTATATCGGTGAAGAAATCGCAGAAAAAGATGTGGGTTTTGCCATGGGCTTATATATTTCTGGCACTGCGATTGGGGGGATGAGTGGGCGTTTGATTGCCGGCGTATTGATGGACTTTATTTCATGGCAAGCGGCGACATTTGTGATTGGTTGTATCAATGTGCTGATTGCATTGGTGTTTTATTGGGCCTTACCAGCATCCAAACATTTTAAACCCTATCCGATTGGGTTGGGTCGTTTAGTCACCTCATTTAGAAAAAATCTAGCGGATGCAAAGTTAAGGCTTTTGTTCGCTCAAGGCTTTATTTTGATGGGCTGTTTTGTCAGCGTGTTTAACTATATTAGTTATCACCTGTTGGAACAGCCGTATGCGCTGTCTCAAACTTGGATCGGGCTGATTTCGATTGCCTATTTATCGGGGATTTACAGCTCACCGAGAGCCGCGAGTTGGAGCCGCAAATATGGCCGTGAAAAAGTATTGCCTGCGATGCTACTGACCATGTTGATCGGGATGTGGATCATGCTGATACCTTCAGTATGGGGCATTTTACTGGGCCTGCTGATTTTCACTTTTGCATTTTTTGCAGCGCATTCGACCGCCAGCAGTTGGGTTTCTGTGCAGTCGTTGCAATACCGTGCCGTGGGTTCTTCGCTGTATTTATTCTGCTATTACTTAGGTTCGAGTGTGTTGGGCAGTAGTAGTGGTTTAACTTGGGAATATTCGGGTTGGCAAGGGGTCGGGATTGAAGTCAGTCTTTTGTTGCTACTGGGAATTTTCTTGGCAATGAAAATGAAATCACCAATCGAAAGCAAAGCTTAA
- a CDS encoding esterase-like activity of phytase family protein — MKKNYLVILILASLGLSACENEDQDQTVSVPEEAVTVPTLISFARLDVDTYAAGPDSGAAVKGANGIFPPFKGQPVQGFSGALKNPDGSYMTMADNGFGAQDNSADFLLRIYQIKPDFKTKNGGTAKVQVQRFIQLSDPNKKIPFNIVHQNTAERLLTGADFDPESLQRAADGSYWIGEEFGPYLLHFDQNGILLDAPFTLPNPLNPSQELRSPQNQLNKANINYVEPLVQRSAGFEGMALSKDGRYLYPLLEKPLLGDRSGQLIISKFDLQKKAYTGEYYYFKLADKATNIGDFQMINANEGIIIERDGSQNKLDGYKKLIHVKLKGVGEAVERTDLVDLMKIANPNKLYGTARDGDIATGETFGFPFETIEDVIIESPTVLTILNDNNFPGSSGRNAKRADDNEVIKIQLPKKLNF; from the coding sequence ATGAAGAAAAACTATTTGGTCATATTAATTTTGGCAAGCTTAGGATTGAGCGCATGTGAAAATGAGGATCAAGACCAAACGGTTTCAGTGCCTGAAGAAGCGGTCACCGTTCCAACTTTGATTAGTTTCGCACGTTTAGATGTTGATACTTATGCGGCAGGACCAGATTCGGGTGCAGCCGTGAAGGGTGCGAATGGCATTTTTCCACCCTTTAAAGGACAACCTGTACAAGGTTTCTCAGGAGCATTGAAAAATCCAGATGGGAGTTATATGACCATGGCGGATAATGGTTTTGGTGCACAAGATAATTCCGCAGATTTTCTATTAAGAATTTATCAAATTAAACCTGATTTTAAGACCAAAAATGGTGGCACAGCAAAAGTACAGGTACAGCGCTTTATTCAATTAAGTGATCCCAACAAAAAAATTCCATTCAATATTGTTCATCAAAATACAGCCGAGCGTCTGCTCACCGGGGCAGATTTTGATCCAGAATCTTTGCAACGTGCAGCGGATGGGAGTTATTGGATCGGTGAAGAGTTCGGTCCATATTTATTGCATTTTGATCAAAATGGCATTTTATTAGATGCACCATTTACCTTACCCAACCCATTAAATCCATCGCAGGAACTTCGTTCACCGCAAAATCAGTTGAACAAAGCCAATATCAACTATGTCGAACCGTTGGTACAGCGTAGTGCTGGATTTGAGGGGATGGCTTTATCTAAGGATGGGCGTTATTTATATCCGTTGTTAGAAAAACCATTATTAGGTGATCGTTCAGGTCAGTTGATTATTTCAAAATTTGACCTACAAAAGAAAGCCTATACGGGTGAGTATTATTATTTTAAGTTGGCAGACAAAGCGACCAATATTGGTGACTTCCAAATGATTAATGCCAATGAAGGGATTATTATTGAGCGGGATGGTAGCCAGAATAAATTAGATGGCTATAAAAAACTAATTCATGTGAAACTCAAAGGTGTAGGTGAAGCAGTTGAGCGAACAGATTTGGTTGATTTAATGAAAATCGCTAATCCAAATAAACTATATGGCACGGCACGTGATGGTGATATTGCGACTGGTGAGACCTTCGGTTTTCCATTTGAAACCATTGAAGATGTCATTATCGAAAGTCCGACCGTCTTAACCATTTTAAATGACAATAACTTTCCTGGCTCATCGGGGCGTAATGCCAAACGCGCAGATGACAATGAAGTTATTAAAATTCAATTGCCGAAGAAGTTGAATTTCTAA
- the acs gene encoding acetate--CoA ligase — protein MNEIYPVPEEFVKTARTNEQQYFARYQQSIEHPNEFWAEAAQKLEWMTPFTQVKNCSFDPDNFKIEWFADGQLNVSSNCLDRHLKEHPHKPAIIWEGDHPSRHKIISFEELHDEVCRFANVLKKRGIRKGDRVILYMPMVSEAAIAMLACARIGAVHCVVFGGFSPDALASRIQDSQAKLIITADSGMRGGKPIFLKDNVDAALAVEGTESVQHVVVVHRTGNPIVLTPARDLWYHMEIMSVNDICPPEPMNAEDPLFILYTSGSTGKPKGVLHTTGGYLTYVNSTFREVFDIKQDDVFWCTADVGWVTGHSYVIYGPLSNGTTTMMFEGIPQYPSWARTGHIVDKHNVTILYTAPTVIRAMMREGDAFVRESDRSSLRLLGSVGEPINPEAWNWYFNVVGEGRCPIVDTWWQTETGGILISPLPGATPLKPGSATRPFFGIQPALVDNEGHEIEGIGEGNLVIKDAWPGMMRTIWRDPARFVEAYFATYPGSYFTGDGARRDKDGYYWITGRVDDVLNVSGHRLGTAEIESALVAHQAVAEAAVVGMPHEIKGQGICAYVTLQADIVEREALRQELYAWVRKVLGPVATPDAIYWAPALPKTRSGKIMRRILRKIVANELDSLGDISTLADPQVVEQLIAEVQAGTTA, from the coding sequence ATGAATGAAATCTATCCGGTACCGGAAGAGTTTGTGAAAACTGCACGGACCAATGAGCAACAATACTTTGCACGCTATCAACAATCTATTGAACATCCAAATGAGTTTTGGGCTGAAGCGGCTCAGAAACTCGAATGGATGACCCCATTTACCCAAGTCAAAAACTGTAGCTTCGATCCAGATAATTTTAAAATAGAATGGTTTGCTGATGGTCAATTGAACGTTAGCAGCAATTGCTTAGATCGTCATTTAAAAGAACATCCACATAAACCTGCGATTATTTGGGAGGGAGATCATCCATCACGGCATAAAATTATTTCATTTGAAGAATTACATGATGAAGTTTGTCGCTTTGCCAATGTGCTGAAAAAACGGGGCATTCGCAAAGGGGATCGGGTCATTCTCTATATGCCAATGGTGTCGGAAGCCGCAATCGCGATGTTGGCCTGTGCCCGCATTGGTGCGGTACATTGTGTGGTGTTTGGTGGGTTTTCGCCCGATGCCTTGGCGAGCCGCATCCAAGACAGTCAAGCCAAATTAATTATTACTGCCGATTCAGGAATGCGTGGCGGTAAACCAATTTTTCTAAAAGACAATGTCGATGCAGCTTTGGCAGTAGAGGGTACTGAATCGGTACAACATGTGGTGGTGGTGCATCGTACGGGCAATCCGATTGTATTAACCCCTGCGCGTGACTTGTGGTATCACATGGAAATCATGAGTGTGAATGACATTTGTCCACCAGAACCGATGAATGCCGAAGATCCATTATTTATTTTATATACCTCTGGCTCAACAGGAAAACCCAAAGGGGTATTGCATACCACAGGGGGCTATTTGACCTATGTTAATAGCACTTTTAGAGAAGTCTTTGATATAAAACAAGATGACGTATTTTGGTGTACAGCTGATGTTGGCTGGGTTACGGGACATTCTTATGTCATTTATGGGCCATTGTCGAATGGTACCACCACCATGATGTTTGAGGGAATTCCGCAGTATCCGAGTTGGGCACGAACGGGGCATATCGTGGATAAGCACAATGTCACGATTTTATATACCGCACCGACTGTGATCCGCGCCATGATGCGAGAGGGGGATGCTTTTGTACGTGAAAGTGATCGGAGTAGTTTGCGCTTATTGGGTTCAGTGGGTGAGCCGATTAACCCCGAAGCATGGAATTGGTATTTTAATGTGGTTGGTGAGGGGCGCTGCCCAATTGTTGATACCTGGTGGCAAACTGAAACAGGTGGCATTTTAATTTCACCGCTGCCGGGCGCAACACCACTCAAACCAGGCTCTGCAACACGGCCATTCTTTGGTATACAACCTGCGTTGGTGGATAACGAAGGTCATGAGATTGAAGGCATCGGCGAAGGAAACCTCGTGATTAAAGATGCTTGGCCTGGAATGATGCGTACTATTTGGCGCGATCCTGCACGTTTTGTTGAGGCTTACTTTGCGACCTATCCGGGAAGTTATTTTACTGGAGATGGTGCGCGCCGTGATAAAGATGGTTACTACTGGATTACAGGGCGCGTCGATGATGTGCTTAATGTTTCGGGTCATCGACTTGGGACGGCAGAAATTGAAAGTGCTTTGGTGGCTCACCAAGCCGTTGCAGAAGCTGCTGTGGTGGGTATGCCTCACGAGATTAAAGGCCAAGGCATTTGTGCTTATGTCACTTTGCAAGCAGACATCGTTGAACGTGAAGCGTTGCGTCAGGAGCTTTATGCTTGGGTGCGTAAGGTGCTCGGTCCTGTGGCAACACCTGATGCGATTTATTGGGCACCTGCTTTGCCCAAGACGCGTTCGGGTAAAATCATGCGCCGCATTTTAAGAAAAATTGTCGCCAATGAGCTCGATAGCTTAGGAGATATCTCGACTTTGGCTGACCCACAGGTGGTGGAACAGTTGATTGCTGAGGTACAAGCAGGGACGACAGCTTAA
- a CDS encoding mechanosensitive ion channel family protein: MNEVSKFSLSVQDATQALQAASEKTAKTVLGETTKYNEAYTIFDKIMASFWERLPYFIIAVVVFILFWLLSKVFKFFIAKTLSNRTYTRQNLVLVLNRVGSSAIVFFGFLIAMVIAIPGFTPSQLVGALGIGSVAIGFAFKDIFQNMLSGILILLGEPFRIGDTIVVNNMEGKVEDIQVRATFLRSPDGRRVVIPNATVYTSAVIVNTAYMERRCDFSIGIGYDDDVQKAKKIILNILDRNQTILSQPSFSVNVSNLAEFSVKLAVTWWVNTQETSTSASISKVQEEVVQAFRCEKISIPYPVQEVKVYRGEPNLPNQD, translated from the coding sequence GTGAATGAAGTAAGCAAATTCAGCCTTTCAGTGCAAGATGCCACGCAAGCACTGCAAGCCGCATCTGAAAAAACGGCGAAAACCGTATTGGGCGAAACCACTAAATATAATGAAGCCTATACCATCTTCGATAAAATAATGGCCAGTTTTTGGGAGCGTCTGCCTTACTTTATTATTGCAGTCGTTGTTTTTATTCTGTTTTGGCTTCTGTCCAAAGTCTTCAAGTTCTTTATCGCAAAAACTTTATCTAATCGCACCTATACTCGGCAAAATCTAGTGTTGGTACTTAATCGCGTTGGCAGCAGCGCAATTGTATTTTTCGGCTTCCTGATCGCGATGGTAATTGCCATTCCAGGCTTTACCCCAAGTCAGTTGGTGGGTGCTTTAGGGATTGGATCTGTTGCGATTGGCTTTGCATTTAAAGATATTTTCCAAAACATGCTGTCTGGAATTTTAATTTTATTGGGCGAACCTTTTCGCATTGGTGACACCATTGTGGTCAACAATATGGAAGGCAAAGTTGAAGATATTCAAGTTCGTGCAACATTTTTACGCTCCCCAGATGGACGTCGCGTGGTCATTCCAAATGCCACGGTCTATACCAGTGCCGTGATCGTCAATACGGCCTATATGGAACGTCGTTGTGATTTTAGTATTGGGATTGGCTACGACGATGACGTACAGAAAGCCAAAAAAATTATTTTAAATATTCTAGACCGAAACCAAACCATACTTAGCCAACCTAGTTTTAGCGTCAATGTCAGTAACTTAGCTGAGTTCTCAGTCAAGTTAGCTGTCACATGGTGGGTCAATACCCAAGAAACCTCAACGTCAGCCTCTATAAGCAAAGTACAAGAAGAAGTCGTTCAAGCCTTTCGTTGTGAAAAAATCTCAATTCCCTATCCAGTACAAGAAGTTAAAGTCTATCGTGGTGAGCCTAACCTACCGAATCAAGACTAA
- a CDS encoding 16S rRNA (uracil(1498)-N(3))-methyltransferase: protein MNIVLITPEQAQSEIWSIQSSRQLQHLHQHLAVKVGDQLKVGIRGGARYLTEVIAVTADEIQLKALVSQAVPEKLPVTLIVAMPRPKVLRRLIMDSVTLGVEKIVLLHSYRVDKSYWQSPLLQQIDDYVTLGLEQAGDTMAPCIEIHKRFKPFVEDMLPSYIAAQRPAYVAHPYATTAMPHAIEHACSIVIGPEGGFIPYEIDLLVANGCQAVSLGSRILRTETAIPYVLGRLFSQYG from the coding sequence ATGAATATTGTATTAATCACGCCTGAGCAGGCGCAGTCTGAGATTTGGTCAATTCAGTCCAGTCGTCAATTGCAGCATCTACATCAACATCTGGCGGTTAAAGTCGGAGATCAGTTGAAAGTCGGTATCCGTGGTGGAGCACGTTATTTAACCGAAGTGATTGCCGTTACTGCGGATGAGATTCAACTTAAAGCTTTGGTCTCACAGGCGGTTCCAGAAAAATTGCCAGTGACGTTGATTGTGGCAATGCCACGTCCAAAAGTATTGCGTCGTTTGATCATGGACAGCGTCACCTTGGGCGTGGAAAAAATTGTGTTATTACATAGCTATCGTGTTGATAAAAGCTATTGGCAGAGCCCGTTGTTGCAGCAGATTGATGACTATGTCACGCTCGGTTTAGAACAAGCAGGCGATACGATGGCACCCTGCATCGAAATTCATAAACGTTTTAAGCCTTTTGTTGAAGACATGCTACCGAGCTATATTGCAGCACAACGGCCAGCCTATGTGGCACATCCTTATGCTACGACTGCAATGCCGCATGCCATTGAGCATGCATGCAGTATTGTGATTGGGCCAGAAGGTGGATTTATTCCCTATGAGATTGATTTATTGGTGGCCAATGGCTGCCAAGCCGTAAGCTTGGGTTCGCGTATTTTGCGCACTGAAACGGCCATTCCTTATGTACTCGGCCGTTTGTTTAGTCAGTATGGATGA